In the Kwoniella shandongensis chromosome 1, complete sequence genome, one interval contains:
- a CDS encoding translation initiation factor SUI1, with the protein MSTTTVTKDKVEATSKKSKAPAGDAGVENLGPAFDPFAPVNDTPAIEKAVGSKNDKIHIRLQQRNGRKTLTTIQGIDKKFNLTKIVKAMKTKFACNGTVVKAEEANGEDDSPAPAGVKANHGDVIQLQGDQRIAAKQFLIDMGIVSAKEAKDLIVIHGY; encoded by the exons ATGAGCACGACAA CCGTCACAAAGGACAAAGTGGAAGCCACTTCCAAGAAATCAAAGGCCCCGGCTGGAGATGCTGGGGTCGAGAACCTAGGTCCTGCatttg ACCCCTTTGCCCCTGTCAACGATACACCTGCCATTGAAAAGGCTGTCGGTAGCAAAAATGACAAGATTCACATCC GTCTCCAGCAGCGAAACGGTCGAAAGACCCTTACGACTATCCAAGGTATTGACAAGAAATTCAACCTTACCAAGATTGTCAAAGCGATGAAGACCAAATTCGCATGTAACGGTACCGTCGTCAAAGCCGAAGAAGcgaatggagaagacgatTCTCCTGCACCGGCTGGTGTCAAGGCCAACCATGGTGATGTTATCCAGCTTCAAGGCGATCAAAGAATTGCCGCAAAGCAGTTCTTGATCGATATGGGTATTGTCAGCGCCAAGGAGGCAAAGGATTTGATCGTCAT CCACGGTTACTAA